One Tolypothrix bouteillei VB521301 DNA window includes the following coding sequences:
- a CDS encoding HPF/RaiA family ribosome-associated protein: protein MAIPLQLTFHNVQSSASVEEKIRENVQKLERFYNRVINCRVTVDAPHRNQRKGNLYHVRIDLTLPKENIIVNHNPSDETSHADIYIAIRDAFETARRQLQDYTNLHQ from the coding sequence ATGGCAATACCGCTGCAACTTACTTTCCATAACGTTCAATCATCAGCATCTGTTGAAGAGAAAATAAGAGAGAATGTTCAAAAATTAGAACGTTTCTACAATCGAGTGATTAACTGTCGGGTTACTGTTGACGCTCCCCACCGCAACCAACGTAAAGGCAATCTTTATCATGTACGAATCGACCTGACGCTCCCTAAAGAAAACATCATTGTTAACCATAACCCATCAGACGAAACAAGCCATGCAGATATATATATAGCAATTCGTGATGCATTTGAAACTGCACGCAGACAATTGCAAGATTACACCAACTTGCATCAATGA
- a CDS encoding peptidylprolyl isomerase, with translation MPYDENSSRVDFFGLSIEQREIVAYLRKKFKLKEVCQNIIYKKIIQQTAREQGLLVTPAAIQIESERLLRERSLEIGVNGVDWLSEHMLTVKDWETETQESLIEQKVAEFLFSYEIEMFFSQHQADFDQILLYQLIVPYEQLAHELFYQISEQEMSLYEAAHLYDIDERRRNCCGYEGKIYRCNLRPELTDIVFDAGIGELIGPVNTHQGSHLLMVEGFIPSKLTTTIRQHILNQMMVQWLESQLNNMLQHNQAENSE, from the coding sequence ATGCCTTATGATGAAAATTCCTCTAGAGTCGATTTCTTTGGATTGTCGATAGAACAAAGAGAAATAGTAGCTTATTTGCGTAAAAAATTCAAGTTAAAGGAAGTTTGCCAAAACATTATATACAAAAAAATTATTCAGCAAACTGCTCGAGAACAAGGGTTACTAGTAACTCCAGCAGCAATTCAGATAGAGTCAGAGCGACTTTTAAGAGAGAGGTCTTTAGAGATAGGTGTGAATGGAGTGGATTGGCTATCCGAGCATATGCTAACAGTCAAAGATTGGGAAACAGAGACTCAAGAAAGTTTGATAGAGCAGAAAGTAGCTGAATTTTTATTTTCTTATGAAATAGAAATGTTTTTTAGCCAACATCAGGCTGATTTCGACCAAATATTGCTTTATCAACTGATTGTTCCTTACGAACAGCTAGCTCACGAACTCTTTTATCAAATTTCAGAGCAAGAAATGAGTTTGTATGAAGCAGCCCATTTATATGATATTGATGAGAGACGTCGTAATTGCTGTGGGTATGAAGGTAAAATTTATCGCTGTAATTTAAGACCAGAACTTACGGATATTGTTTTTGATGCTGGGATAGGAGAATTAATTGGTCCAGTGAACACGCATCAAGGAAGCCATTTATTGATGGTTGAGGGCTTTATTCCATCTAAACTGACAACTACAATACGTCAACATATCTTAAATCAGATGATGGTTCAGTGGTTGGAAAGTCAGCTAAACAATATGCTGCAACACAATCAAGCTGAAAATTCTGAATGA
- a CDS encoding response regulator has translation MDIVREITLPTKTILLIDDEVSVREVVELSLKDLALWNVVTADCPLKGLHRAAVIHPDAIVLDWSISGMDSCMFLTKLRNNLETQAIPVVLLSAKARWLDSQILRQYQIAGVILKPFDPVALPGQVAKLLGWSFTLPLSDFDVSS, from the coding sequence ATGGATATTGTGAGGGAAATAACTCTACCCACTAAAACGATTTTGCTGATTGATGATGAAGTCAGCGTGCGAGAGGTTGTGGAACTCAGCCTCAAAGATTTAGCCCTTTGGAATGTAGTCACTGCCGATTGTCCATTAAAAGGATTGCACAGAGCAGCTGTCATTCATCCTGATGCAATTGTACTGGATTGGTCAATAAGCGGCATGGATAGTTGTATGTTTTTAACAAAATTAAGAAATAATTTAGAAACTCAAGCTATTCCTGTCGTGCTGCTAAGTGCTAAGGCGAGGTGGCTAGATTCACAAATTCTTCGACAATATCAAATCGCGGGTGTCATTCTTAAACCCTTCGATCCAGTTGCTCTCCCCGGTCAGGTTGCTAAACTACTCGGTTGGAGTTTTACTCTGCCACTCTCAGACTTTGATGTCAGTTCCTAA
- a CDS encoding DUF4327 family protein, which yields MTTTVKYDIEVIKDEARQLVNKGTISRNQPIYALCNYIPGREWVCVELELERNNFLLRDKIIDLLGREDWSED from the coding sequence ATGACTACTACCGTCAAATATGACATAGAAGTTATCAAAGACGAAGCACGTCAACTTGTCAATAAGGGAACCATAAGCCGCAATCAGCCAATTTATGCTTTGTGTAACTACATTCCCGGTCGCGAGTGGGTGTGTGTAGAACTGGAGTTAGAAAGAAACAACTTTTTACTTAGAGATAAAATTATTGACCTGTTAGGTCGTGAAGACTGGTCTGAAGACTGA
- a CDS encoding response regulator, with product MITLLKPASQTKILLIDDAPDNLRLLAKMLELRGYIVRKSLNGRMALQSVQKDPPDLILLDINMPEMNGYEVCQQLKFLEKTRQIPIIFISALAQIEDKIRAFELGGQDYITKPFQELEVLARIRNQLLIQQQQQLLIQQNQQLEQDLQERQRAEAQIKQLNLDLERRVQLRTLELQQSLNFEATLKRISDKVRDSLEGHQILQSAVEELAITLEAKCCDAAFYTRERQSSIIRYQYVAPGELVSQGQLLYMTDAPEIYNQLQQQKCYLAFCQVQSIPIRNQSAILACPIFDDRVKETGILGDLWLFKETDSCFTEIEIHLVQQVANQCAVALRQAYLYEAAQAQVRELQRVNQLKDNFLNTITHELRSPIANMKMIIQLLTNLNEQGHDLTREISSTPLSRNQVVQYLALLQQECDRELKLIDDILNLQHLEAGTYPEQLTKINLQNWVQHIIEPFQTQFQNQQQNFEMTLAPDITIVQIDSLSLSHIITELLTNARKYTPPGEKISLAVAIKKDTPNSDKISAIPERQSSFLQLVVTNTGVEIAPEEFPRIFDTFYRIPSYNLWKQSGTGLGLALVKKLVDQMNGTIRIESGSNQTCFIVEIAIALTNSVRETESTHK from the coding sequence ATGATTACGCTACTCAAACCAGCATCCCAAACCAAGATTTTACTTATAGATGACGCCCCTGATAATCTACGTTTATTAGCCAAAATGCTAGAATTGCGGGGTTATATCGTTCGGAAATCCCTCAATGGCAGAATGGCATTACAATCTGTCCAGAAAGATCCACCCGATCTCATTTTGCTTGACATTAATATGCCAGAAATGAATGGCTATGAAGTTTGCCAGCAATTAAAATTTTTAGAAAAAACACGTCAAATTCCGATTATTTTTATTAGTGCGCTCGCTCAAATCGAAGATAAAATACGAGCCTTTGAGTTAGGGGGACAAGACTACATTACTAAACCATTCCAAGAGCTAGAAGTTCTGGCAAGAATTAGAAATCAATTACTCATTCAACAACAGCAGCAACTTCTCATTCAGCAAAATCAACAATTAGAACAGGATCTCCAAGAACGCCAACGCGCCGAAGCGCAAATCAAGCAACTGAATCTTGATTTAGAGCGGCGGGTACAACTTCGCACTCTAGAATTACAGCAATCTTTAAACTTTGAAGCAACACTCAAACGAATTTCTGATAAAGTTCGAGATTCTCTTGAGGGACACCAAATCTTGCAAAGTGCTGTAGAAGAACTGGCAATAACCTTGGAAGCAAAATGCTGTGATGCAGCATTTTATACGAGAGAACGTCAATCCTCAATCATCCGTTACCAGTATGTTGCACCAGGGGAACTTGTGAGTCAAGGACAACTGTTGTACATGACAGACGCACCGGAAATTTACAATCAATTGCAACAACAGAAATGTTATTTAGCCTTCTGTCAAGTTCAGTCGATACCAATTCGCAATCAATCTGCAATTTTAGCGTGTCCCATTTTCGACGATCGCGTCAAAGAAACGGGCATATTGGGCGATTTGTGGTTATTTAAAGAAACCGATTCCTGTTTCACTGAGATAGAAATTCATCTAGTGCAACAAGTAGCCAACCAGTGTGCAGTTGCTCTCCGCCAAGCCTACCTCTATGAAGCGGCTCAAGCCCAGGTCAGAGAACTTCAAAGGGTCAATCAACTGAAAGACAATTTTCTCAACACCATCACCCATGAATTACGCTCTCCTATAGCCAATATGAAAATGATAATACAGTTATTGACAAACCTAAACGAGCAGGGACATGACCTGACTCGGGAAATTTCTTCAACACCTCTTTCAAGAAATCAAGTTGTTCAATATCTTGCTCTTTTGCAACAAGAGTGCGATCGCGAATTGAAGTTGATCGATGACATATTAAACTTGCAACATTTAGAAGCAGGAACCTACCCCGAGCAACTGACAAAAATTAACCTTCAGAATTGGGTTCAGCACATCATTGAACCGTTTCAAACCCAATTTCAAAATCAGCAGCAAAATTTTGAGATGACTCTTGCGCCCGACATAACGATCGTACAAATTGATTCACTAAGCTTGAGTCACATTATCACAGAATTGCTCACCAATGCCCGTAAATATACTCCTCCAGGCGAGAAGATTTCCCTAGCGGTTGCTATCAAAAAAGACACACCAAATTCAGACAAAATTTCTGCTATCCCAGAGCGCCAGTCATCCTTCCTGCAATTAGTTGTCACCAATACAGGAGTAGAGATTGCACCTGAAGAATTCCCCCGGATCTTTGATACGTTCTACCGCATTCCCAGTTACAATCTCTGGAAACAGAGTGGTACTGGCTTAGGGCTAGCGTTGGTTAAAAAACTGGTCGATCAAATGAACGGTACAATCCGGATTGAAAGCGGTAGCAACCAGACTTGCTTTATTGTAGAAATCGCGATTGCTTTAACGAACTCTGTTCGGGAAACAGAATCGACACACAAGTGA
- the hetL gene encoding heterocyst differentiation pentapeptide repeat protein HetL, which yields MDVEQILKLYSAGERSFQRVNLQEAELTNVNLVASDFSYADLRQTRLGKTNFSQACLREANLSEAILWGVDLSEADLYRAILREADLTGAKLIQTRLDEANLIKASLCGANLNAVKLSGSLLVQADLRPSSNQRTDLGYGILSGADLSYADLRAALLHHANLDGAKLCRADLSRTIQWGDLATDLTEASLQGADLSYANLTGAVLRKANLQGADLTGVILTDADLQGAILPDGTIHN from the coding sequence ATGGATGTAGAGCAAATTCTCAAACTTTATTCTGCTGGAGAACGAAGCTTTCAACGAGTTAATTTGCAAGAAGCAGAGTTAACCAATGTAAACCTTGTAGCTTCAGACTTTAGCTATGCTGATTTACGCCAAACACGACTGGGTAAAACCAACTTTAGCCAAGCTTGTCTGCGCGAAGCAAACTTGAGTGAAGCTATTCTCTGGGGAGTGGATTTGAGTGAGGCTGATTTATATCGTGCTATTTTGCGTGAGGCTGATTTGACAGGTGCAAAGTTAATTCAGACACGTTTGGATGAAGCCAACTTAATCAAAGCTAGTCTATGTGGTGCTAATTTGAATGCTGTTAAGCTTTCTGGTTCTTTGCTAGTTCAAGCAGACCTCCGTCCGAGTTCCAACCAGCGAACAGATTTGGGATATGGGATTTTAAGCGGGGCTGATTTAAGTTATGCCGATCTAAGAGCGGCTTTACTGCATCATGCTAATTTAGATGGAGCAAAGTTGTGTCGGGCAGATTTGAGTCGGACAATACAATGGGGAGATTTGGCAACGGATCTAACTGAAGCTAGTTTGCAAGGTGCAGACTTAAGTTACGCCAATTTAACAGGTGCGGTTTTGCGAAAGGCTAATTTGCAAGGCGCAGACTTAACCGGAGTGATTCTCACAGATGCCGATCTCCAGGGTGCTATTTTGCCTGATGGTACCATTCACAATTGA
- the ppsA gene encoding phosphoenolpyruvate synthase gives MQEILVNQKTERCGEIDQALVLPLEKVGIADISLVGGKNASLGEMIQQLRPKGVKVPTGFATTAHAYRYFIEAAGLEAQLRLIFASLDVEDVNNLRLRGKQARSLMLKTPFPQELEQAIAQAYEHLCQQYGTDTDVAVRSSATAEDLPDASFAGQQETYLNVHGLQAVLDACHKCFASIFTDRAISYRQIKGFDRVNIALSVGIQKMVRSDLAASGVMFSIDPETGFKDAVLISAAYGLGENVVQGAVNPDEYLVFKPTLKQGYQPILDKRLGTKEIKMVYDLGGSKLTKNIPVVASDRSSFALRDNEILQLAHWAYVIEEHYSKVRGVYTPMDIEWAKDGITNELFIVQARPETVQSQKEKNVLHSYRLQEKGEVLILGRSVGETIGQGKARVILDVHHINEFQSGEVLVTNRTDPDWEPIMKKASAIVTNAGGRTCHAAIIAREMGIPAIVGCSNATTVLKTGQEITVSCAEGETGRVYQGLLPYEVQKIPLKSLPHTRTKIMMNVGNPEEAFSLAAMPNDGVGLARMEFIIANYIKAHPLALIHFNELEDELAKYKIAELTDQYEEKTQFFIDKLARGIGTIAAAFYPKPVIVRLSDFKSNEYANLLGGKQFEPKEENPMIGWRGASRYYDERYREGFALECLAMKQVRDEMGLTNVILMVPFCRTPQEGRRAIAEMAKNGLVQGENGLQIYVMCELPSNVLLADEFSQIFDGFSIGSNDLTQLTLGLDRDSELVAHLFDERDEAVKRTIAKAIYTVKQHGRKIGICGQAPSDYPEFARFLVEQGIDSISLNPDSVLKTLLEIAVAEQKGQ, from the coding sequence ATGCAAGAAATACTGGTCAACCAAAAGACTGAACGCTGTGGTGAAATAGACCAAGCTCTCGTATTGCCTTTGGAGAAAGTAGGAATTGCAGACATTTCTCTCGTGGGAGGCAAAAACGCCTCTTTAGGAGAAATGATTCAACAACTGAGACCTAAGGGCGTGAAAGTTCCTACAGGATTTGCGACGACTGCTCATGCCTATCGCTATTTTATTGAAGCTGCGGGCTTAGAAGCGCAATTAAGACTTATTTTTGCTTCGTTAGATGTTGAGGATGTAAACAATCTGCGGTTGCGGGGTAAACAAGCAAGGTCTTTAATGCTCAAAACTCCTTTTCCTCAGGAATTAGAACAAGCAATCGCCCAAGCTTACGAGCATCTGTGTCAACAGTACGGGACTGATACCGATGTCGCAGTTCGCTCTAGTGCTACCGCTGAAGACCTACCTGATGCCAGTTTTGCCGGACAGCAAGAAACTTATCTTAATGTCCATGGACTGCAAGCTGTTCTTGACGCTTGTCACAAATGCTTTGCATCAATTTTTACAGACCGTGCTATTTCTTATCGTCAAATCAAGGGCTTCGATCGCGTCAACATTGCCCTTTCGGTAGGTATACAAAAAATGGTTCGTTCTGATTTAGCAGCATCTGGAGTCATGTTTTCCATCGATCCGGAAACGGGTTTTAAAGATGCCGTATTGATTAGTGCGGCTTATGGATTAGGTGAAAATGTTGTCCAAGGGGCTGTCAATCCTGACGAATACTTGGTCTTTAAACCTACTCTCAAACAAGGATATCAACCAATTCTGGACAAGCGTCTGGGTACAAAAGAAATTAAAATGGTTTATGACTTGGGTGGTTCAAAATTAACCAAAAATATTCCGGTAGTAGCCAGCGATCGCTCCTCATTTGCCCTCCGAGATAACGAAATTTTACAATTGGCACACTGGGCATATGTCATTGAAGAGCACTATTCAAAAGTACGTGGTGTTTACACACCAATGGATATTGAATGGGCAAAAGATGGCATCACCAATGAATTGTTTATCGTGCAAGCACGTCCAGAAACAGTTCAATCCCAAAAGGAAAAAAACGTTTTGCACAGCTATCGCCTTCAAGAAAAAGGTGAAGTGTTGATCTTAGGGCGGAGTGTGGGTGAGACGATCGGGCAAGGTAAAGCCAGAGTCATTCTGGATGTGCATCACATCAACGAGTTTCAATCGGGAGAAGTCCTGGTGACCAACCGTACAGATCCGGACTGGGAACCAATTATGAAGAAAGCAAGTGCAATTGTAACCAACGCTGGTGGACGCACTTGTCATGCAGCAATTATTGCGCGAGAGATGGGAATTCCAGCAATTGTGGGTTGCTCAAATGCCACGACTGTCCTTAAAACAGGGCAAGAAATTACTGTTTCTTGTGCTGAAGGCGAAACTGGAAGAGTTTACCAAGGTTTGTTACCCTATGAAGTGCAAAAAATTCCCTTAAAAAGCTTACCCCATACCCGCACCAAAATCATGATGAATGTGGGCAATCCTGAAGAGGCATTTAGCTTGGCTGCTATGCCTAATGATGGAGTCGGATTAGCACGCATGGAGTTTATTATTGCCAACTATATTAAAGCACATCCATTAGCATTGATTCATTTTAATGAATTAGAAGATGAACTTGCTAAATATAAAATTGCTGAGTTAACAGATCAATATGAAGAGAAAACCCAATTCTTTATTGATAAACTTGCACGGGGAATAGGAACTATTGCTGCAGCTTTTTATCCCAAACCTGTAATCGTCCGTCTGAGTGATTTCAAGAGTAACGAATATGCTAACCTGTTGGGTGGCAAACAATTTGAACCAAAAGAAGAAAACCCAATGATTGGTTGGCGTGGTGCTTCTCGCTACTATGATGAGCGTTACCGAGAAGGCTTTGCTCTTGAATGTTTGGCAATGAAGCAAGTCCGTGACGAAATGGGCTTAACCAACGTCATTTTGATGGTTCCGTTTTGCCGTACTCCTCAAGAAGGTCGCCGTGCGATCGCAGAAATGGCAAAAAATGGTTTAGTACAAGGAGAAAATGGATTACAAATCTACGTTATGTGTGAATTGCCTAGCAACGTACTGCTAGCAGATGAGTTTAGTCAAATCTTTGATGGATTCTCTATTGGCTCAAACGACCTCACGCAGTTGACGCTGGGGTTGGATCGGGATTCGGAGTTAGTGGCGCATTTATTTGATGAACGTGACGAAGCAGTCAAGCGAACGATCGCAAAGGCAATTTACACAGTCAAACAACACGGACGTAAAATTGGTATTTGCGGTCAAGCACCAAGCGACTATCCAGAATTTGCTCGCTTCTTAGTTGAACAGGGTATTGATTCTATCAGTCTCAACCCTGATTCCGTACTCAAGACACTATTAGAAATAGCTGTTGCGGAACAAAAGGGTCAGTAA
- a CDS encoding response regulator, which translates to MTTKQVLIVDDEERIRELVQVCLSDLGGWDALTAASGPEALKIAQTQSIDAILLDVSMPEMDGFAVYEQLQANSATQSIPVILLTAKVQRSDRARFAQMGVKGTIVKPFEPTTISDEVAEILGWND; encoded by the coding sequence ATGACGACGAAACAAGTGTTAATTGTGGATGACGAAGAACGAATTCGGGAACTCGTACAAGTTTGTTTGTCAGACTTGGGAGGATGGGACGCGCTGACGGCAGCATCAGGACCCGAAGCATTAAAAATTGCCCAGACACAATCCATTGATGCTATTTTGCTTGATGTATCTATGCCAGAGATGGACGGCTTTGCAGTGTACGAACAACTTCAGGCAAATTCAGCAACCCAATCGATACCAGTCATTTTGCTAACAGCAAAAGTTCAAAGGAGCGATCGCGCTCGGTTTGCCCAGATGGGTGTGAAAGGAACGATTGTCAAACCCTTTGAACCAACGACCATTTCCGACGAAGTGGCTGAGATTCTTGGTTGGAATGACTGA
- a CDS encoding ArsR/SmtB family transcription factor, with translation MPKTKPAMVDPVVLVAVADYFKVLSEVSRLQILTCLKSGPMNVMEIAEATGLGQANLSKHLKVLTQAGVLSRQPKGTSAYYEIAEPMIFELCELACDRINERVQQQAKTFKALRSNTGVF, from the coding sequence ATGCCAAAAACTAAGCCGGCCATGGTCGATCCAGTTGTTCTTGTGGCGGTTGCAGACTACTTCAAGGTTTTATCAGAGGTAAGTAGGTTACAAATTTTGACCTGTCTCAAGTCAGGACCAATGAATGTGATGGAAATCGCTGAGGCTACTGGGTTGGGGCAAGCAAATCTTTCTAAGCATCTGAAAGTATTGACTCAAGCAGGAGTTTTATCTCGTCAGCCCAAAGGTACCAGTGCTTATTATGAAATTGCCGAGCCAATGATTTTTGAGCTTTGTGAGTTAGCGTGCGATCGCATTAACGAGCGCGTGCAACAGCAGGCTAAAACCTTCAAAGCTCTTCGGAGCAACACAGGCGTTTTTTAA
- a CDS encoding CBS domain-containing protein produces MLTAADVMTRDVATIRSSATVAEAVRLMKARDWRSLIVERRHNQDAYGIITKSDIVYKVIAYGKEPCKVRVYEIMSKPCIVVNPDLGVEYVARLFAEHHLLQAPVIQGELLGIISLTDIINRSQFVELPRTILLEQELQDSITKAREACAKTSPRSEECAAAWDVVEELQSEIAHQSAKRLEKTAFEEFCDEFPEAMTGQVYDNWCGG; encoded by the coding sequence ATGTTAACAGCAGCAGACGTCATGACTCGAGACGTAGCAACAATCCGCAGTTCAGCAACTGTAGCTGAAGCCGTTCGGCTTATGAAAGCAAGAGATTGGCGATCGCTCATTGTTGAGCGCCGTCACAATCAAGACGCTTATGGTATTATTACTAAGTCAGATATTGTCTATAAAGTTATAGCCTACGGTAAAGAGCCTTGCAAAGTGCGGGTTTATGAAATCATGAGCAAACCTTGTATTGTGGTGAACCCTGACTTAGGTGTGGAATATGTGGCGAGGTTGTTTGCTGAACACCATCTGTTACAAGCACCAGTTATTCAAGGAGAACTGTTAGGTATTATCTCTCTAACCGATATTATCAATAGAAGCCAATTTGTTGAACTACCTAGAACAATCCTGCTAGAACAAGAACTTCAGGATTCCATTACAAAAGCGCGTGAAGCCTGTGCAAAAACTTCTCCTCGTTCCGAAGAGTGCGCTGCTGCTTGGGATGTCGTTGAGGAATTGCAATCTGAAATAGCCCATCAAAGTGCAAAAAGATTAGAAAAAACTGCCTTTGAAGAATTTTGCGATGAATTTCCAGAGGCGATGACAGGACAAGTTTATGATAATTGGTGTGGTGGTTAA
- the acsF gene encoding magnesium-protoporphyrin IX monomethyl ester (oxidative) cyclase: MVNTLPQSTPKQAKAGIKEPNQETLLTPRFYTTDFEAAASLNVFAQETELKAMLAEMRADYNRHHFVRDETFEQSWEHIDEESRRVFIDYLERSCISEFSGFLLFKELSRRLKERNPLLSEIFHLMARDEARHAGFLNKAMGDFKLSLDLASVTKTRTYTFFPIEWVIYTVYLSEKIGYWRYIIIYHHLQKHPEKQFYPIFRFFESWCQDENRHGDIFKALLRCLPTSRSASTQLKLWNNWKAKLWSRFFLLSVFATHTLTVHERASFYYLLGLEPTEFDRQVVRKTNETAGRAFPVMLNTEHPKFFPLLQRCSDYNLKLVEVDRSSQPKVVKLLRKLPLAIAIIWNLLLVYLIKPIDTEALRFTVR, from the coding sequence ATGGTGAATACTCTACCTCAGTCTACCCCCAAGCAAGCAAAAGCAGGAATCAAAGAGCCAAACCAAGAAACCCTATTGACTCCCCGGTTTTACACCACAGACTTTGAAGCTGCAGCTAGTTTGAATGTATTTGCTCAAGAAACTGAATTAAAAGCGATGCTTGCAGAAATGCGAGCAGACTACAATCGTCACCATTTTGTCCGGGATGAGACATTTGAGCAGTCATGGGAACATATTGACGAAGAATCACGCCGCGTCTTTATTGACTATTTAGAACGTTCATGCATTTCAGAGTTCTCTGGGTTTTTACTGTTTAAAGAACTCTCGCGGAGGCTGAAAGAACGCAATCCACTTTTGTCTGAAATATTTCATTTGATGGCTCGTGATGAAGCCCGTCATGCTGGATTTCTTAATAAAGCAATGGGTGACTTTAAACTCTCACTCGATCTTGCGAGTGTGACGAAAACCCGCACTTATACGTTTTTCCCAATTGAATGGGTAATTTATACTGTCTACCTATCAGAAAAAATTGGTTACTGGAGGTATATTATTATCTATCACCATCTACAAAAACATCCAGAAAAGCAGTTTTACCCTATCTTTCGCTTCTTTGAAAGTTGGTGTCAGGATGAAAACCGTCACGGAGATATATTTAAGGCATTATTGCGATGTCTCCCGACAAGCCGCTCCGCGTCTACGCAACTAAAACTTTGGAACAATTGGAAAGCCAAACTGTGGAGTCGCTTTTTTCTGTTATCAGTGTTTGCTACCCATACACTAACGGTTCACGAACGGGCTAGCTTTTACTATTTACTGGGGCTCGAGCCAACAGAATTTGACCGTCAAGTTGTTCGCAAGACAAACGAAACGGCTGGTCGAGCCTTTCCGGTCATGCTGAATACCGAACATCCAAAGTTTTTTCCACTTTTACAACGCTGCTCAGACTACAACTTAAAATTGGTGGAAGTCGATCGCAGTTCCCAACCCAAAGTTGTGAAACTTCTTCGCAAACTTCCCCTTGCGATCGCAATTATTTGGAATTTGCTGTTGGTTTACTTGATAAAACCAATTGATACTGAAGCATTACGCTTCACAGTTCGGTGA
- a CDS encoding NAD(P)H-dependent flavin oxidoreductase: MASILHPLRIGKHIIRYPIVQGAMAVRVSGAKLAGAVANAGGVGTIATLGLGLHSPYFHQRKRGNFFEVNRLALIDELTEARTISPNGAIGVNILVATKDYPVLVQTAAACGANLIVTGAGLPLTLPMYTTDYPDVALVPSISNLLSAQIICETWQNQYNRLPDALIVKNCQMVGGHFTQCENIGSPEFSIESLISQLRDYLEQQMGVKIPLIVTGGIWDRTDIDRILAIGADGVQIGTRFITTEECDADRRYKDFHLKACSEDIVTVPSPVGKPTRALRNPFTEQAMAGSSTALEQRCIANCLESCLCRDTGKTYCLLQALAKAASGDVERGLIFSGANVRYAERIVSVKELMAVLTQQ, encoded by the coding sequence ATGGCGTCTATCTTACATCCCTTACGGATTGGCAAACATATTATCCGCTATCCCATTGTTCAAGGTGCAATGGCAGTAAGGGTCTCTGGCGCAAAGCTTGCTGGAGCAGTTGCCAATGCAGGTGGAGTAGGTACCATTGCCACGCTGGGGTTGGGGTTGCATTCTCCCTATTTTCATCAACGCAAACGAGGCAACTTTTTTGAGGTAAATCGACTGGCTTTGATAGATGAACTGACCGAAGCCCGCACCATTAGCCCGAATGGAGCGATTGGGGTTAATATTCTTGTTGCCACCAAAGATTATCCCGTGTTGGTTCAGACAGCTGCTGCTTGTGGAGCAAATTTGATTGTAACAGGAGCTGGATTGCCTCTGACTTTACCAATGTACACTACAGATTATCCCGATGTGGCATTAGTACCAAGCATATCTAACTTGCTCTCAGCCCAAATCATCTGTGAAACTTGGCAAAATCAATATAATCGACTCCCCGATGCCTTGATTGTCAAAAATTGTCAGATGGTTGGAGGGCATTTCACGCAGTGTGAGAATATTGGCTCTCCAGAATTCTCGATTGAGTCCCTCATTTCTCAGCTGCGAGATTATTTGGAACAACAGATGGGTGTCAAAATTCCGTTAATTGTCACGGGAGGAATTTGGGATCGAACCGATATCGATCGCATATTAGCCATTGGAGCAGACGGCGTACAAATCGGTACTCGCTTCATTACCACAGAAGAATGCGATGCCGATCGACGTTATAAAGACTTCCATCTCAAAGCCTGTTCAGAAGATATTGTCACTGTGCCCAGTCCCGTAGGAAAACCCACTCGTGCTTTACGTAATCCCTTTACAGAGCAGGCAATGGCTGGCTCATCAACAGCACTGGAGCAGCGATGTATTGCTAATTGTTTAGAGTCGTGTTTGTGTCGAGACACTGGAAAAACTTATTGTCTTCTCCAAGCGCTTGCTAAAGCTGCATCTGGGGATGTAGAGCGTGGTTTAATTTTTTCTGGAGCCAATGTTAGGTACGCTGAACGGATCGTGTCCGTCAAAGAACTGATGGCAGTGTTAACCCAACAGTAG